Proteins encoded in a region of the Prunus persica cultivar Lovell chromosome G4, Prunus_persica_NCBIv2, whole genome shotgun sequence genome:
- the LOC109948671 gene encoding uncharacterized protein LOC109948671, which translates to MIGSIDCRHWQWKNCPTAWEGDYGNRKGLKSIILEAVAGFDTWVWHAFFRVAGSQNDLNVLDQSLVFNDVLRGEASNITYEINNTVYQNWYYLADGIYPRWTTFVKSIPHPRSEKQKLFTAYIKDVETCFGIRQAQWAFIRGAAPLFDEEVLRSIMMTCIILHNMIVEDEYDYDAADVYEPDPMNTALTRIYWGQMENQCIMNCWLGTVVS; encoded by the coding sequence ATGATTGGGAGCATCGACTGCAGgcactggcaatggaagaattgcccaactgcttGGGAAGGAGATTATGGAAATAGGAAAGGGCtcaaaagtatcatccttgaagccgtTGCTGGATTcgatacatgggtttggcatgccttcttcagagttgccggatctcaaaacGACTTGAACGTCCTGGATCAATCCTTGGTGTTCAACgatgttttgagaggtgaagccTCGAATATCACCtatgaaatcaacaataccgtcTACCAGAAttggtattatctagctgatggcATCTACCCAAGGTGGACCACATTTGTGAAATCAATTCCGCATCCCCGATCtgagaagcaaaaattatttactGCCTAcataaaagatgtggagacgtGCTTTGGTATCCGCCAAGCCCAGTGGGCTTTTATTAGGGGTGCGGCGCctttgtttgatgaggaggtgcTGAGGAGCATAATGATGACATGCATCATCCttcataacatgattgtggaggatgagtatgattacgATGCTGCAGACGTGTACGAACCGGATCCCATGAACACGGCCTTGACAAGAATTTAttggggccaaatggagaaccagTGCATCATGAATTGTTGGTTAGGGACGGTCGTTTCATGA